A single window of Methanothermobacter marburgensis str. Marburg DNA harbors:
- a CDS encoding UbiA family prenyltransferase yields the protein MSGHLYETGFLKNVKILREFLSTLKDLFVYGGILPALWGPSLLLASSTLLEGHCSPITALISFMLPLTVYAYDYLADSKVDSLTDPRRSCFSERWGKPIIASCAATLILLLGMCRDPLMATLTVILLVAGVLYTGFFKGFTRRITGFKNIYLGLIWSSWTVIPVAPHALTASHLVVFTFIFLKVYVNTAFSDYKDVESDRLKGLKTLPAVYGENRSSVILQVINATEAVILCAGILLGLVPGIGVAAVILAIYTGLYLHLKGEMDIKVATLIADLEGPLHIILILGSLRVPLTL from the coding sequence ATGTCAGGCCATTTATATGAAACCGGTTTTCTGAAAAACGTCAAAATTTTAAGGGAATTTCTTTCAACCCTGAAAGACCTTTTCGTCTATGGTGGAATTCTTCCGGCGCTCTGGGGGCCATCACTTCTTCTGGCATCCTCAACACTTCTCGAAGGACATTGCAGCCCCATAACTGCACTGATATCCTTCATGCTCCCCCTCACGGTGTACGCCTACGACTACCTTGCAGACTCCAAAGTAGATTCACTCACGGACCCCCGGAGATCCTGTTTCAGCGAACGGTGGGGTAAACCGATTATTGCATCCTGTGCAGCCACACTCATCCTTCTGCTTGGTATGTGCAGGGATCCGCTCATGGCGACCCTCACTGTAATCCTTCTGGTGGCGGGGGTTCTCTACACGGGATTCTTCAAGGGTTTCACCAGAAGGATCACAGGCTTTAAAAATATCTACCTGGGCCTCATATGGAGTTCATGGACCGTTATACCCGTAGCTCCCCATGCCCTCACAGCATCCCACCTCGTGGTGTTCACCTTCATTTTTCTGAAGGTATATGTGAACACGGCCTTCAGTGACTATAAGGATGTTGAATCAGACAGGCTGAAGGGACTCAAAACACTTCCTGCAGTTTACGGTGAAAATAGGAGTTCAGTTATCCTGCAGGTTATAAACGCGACTGAAGCTGTTATTCTGTGTGCTGGCATTCTCCTTGGACTTGTACCTGGAATCGGTGTCGCTGCAGTGATCCTTGCCATCTACACTGGACTTTACCTGCACCTGAAAGGGGAGATGGACATAAAAGTAGCCACACTCATTGCAGACCTGGAGGGCCCCCTTCACATCATACTCATTCTGGGATCCCTTAGGGTTCCATTAACCCTCTGA
- the prf1 gene encoding peptide chain release factor aRF-1: MSEPSSKELFEFKRTLQELSDKRGRGTELVSVYIPPDRQISDVAKHMREELSQSANIKSKQTKKNVQSAIEVIMQRLKLFPRPPEKGLVMFVGMVPRGGPGTEKMETYVFEPPEPIKTYIYHCNSEFYLEPLKEMLEEKETYGLAVLDRKEATIATLRGKRIDILKTLTSGVPGKHKAGGQSQRRFDRLIDLAAHEFLKRIGEHMNEAFLQIEDLKGIILGGPGHTKEEFLNGDYLHHELKKKVITTVDTSYTGEFGIREVIDKSMDVLSEIDVMREKKLVQRFLRELINEDGLASYGEREVRQHLQMGAVEVLLLSEDLKYQRGTYECASCGHSMEKTGKDLPDTEICPSCNDQMRLSDRRDMIDDLVEMAEEVGTEVEIISTETEEGMQLLRAFGGIGAILRYRP, translated from the coding sequence GTGAGTGAACCATCATCAAAGGAGCTTTTCGAATTCAAGAGAACCCTCCAGGAACTCTCGGATAAGAGGGGAAGGGGGACAGAGCTTGTATCGGTATACATACCCCCAGACAGGCAGATCAGTGACGTTGCAAAGCATATGAGGGAGGAACTGAGCCAGAGCGCCAACATCAAGAGCAAGCAGACCAAGAAGAATGTGCAGTCAGCAATTGAGGTTATAATGCAGAGGCTGAAGCTTTTCCCGAGACCACCCGAGAAGGGCCTTGTGATGTTCGTGGGAATGGTTCCCAGGGGAGGTCCCGGCACAGAGAAGATGGAAACCTACGTCTTCGAGCCACCTGAACCCATAAAGACCTACATATACCACTGTAACTCGGAGTTCTACCTTGAACCCCTGAAGGAGATGCTTGAGGAGAAGGAGACCTATGGTCTGGCTGTACTTGACAGGAAGGAGGCGACCATCGCAACCCTTAGGGGTAAGAGGATAGACATCCTCAAGACCCTAACAAGTGGCGTGCCAGGTAAGCACAAGGCGGGCGGTCAGTCCCAGAGGAGGTTCGACCGCCTCATAGACCTGGCAGCCCACGAGTTCCTCAAGAGGATAGGTGAGCACATGAACGAGGCATTCCTCCAGATAGAGGACCTCAAGGGCATCATCCTCGGGGGCCCCGGCCACACCAAGGAGGAGTTCCTGAACGGGGACTACCTTCACCATGAACTCAAGAAGAAGGTCATAACCACGGTGGACACATCGTACACAGGGGAATTTGGTATCAGGGAGGTTATCGACAAGTCCATGGACGTCCTGAGTGAAATTGATGTGATGAGGGAGAAGAAACTGGTCCAGCGCTTCCTCAGGGAACTCATAAATGAGGATGGACTTGCATCCTATGGTGAGAGGGAGGTCCGACAGCACCTCCAGATGGGTGCAGTTGAGGTTCTCCTTCTCTCAGAGGACCTCAAATACCAGAGGGGAACCTACGAGTGCGCATCGTGTGGTCACAGCATGGAGAAGACAGGTAAGGATCTACCGGACACCGAAATCTGTCCATCATGTAACGATCAGATGAGGCTCTCAGACAGGAGGGATATGATCGATGACCTGGTTGAAATGGCTGAGGAGGTTGGAACCGAGGTTGAGATCATATCAACAGAGACAGAGGAGGGCATGCAGCTCCTGAGGGCCTTTGGGGGTATAGGGGCGATACTGAGGTACCGCCCCTGA
- the pyrH gene encoding UMP kinase yields MRIVITIGGSILISEFTHEMFRAYADILNSLRNEHELFVVVGGGRPARDYIGVARKLGAGEAQCDDIGIDVTRLNARVLITALGESAYPSVPENFREAVRFAASGRIVVMGGTEPAHSTDAVGAILAETVGADLMINLTSVDGFYDRDPQKYPDARFYPEISASEMLEHLSESDVKAGTYEFFDHTALKMIKRSGIKTIIANGSDPENLLRAIDGGIGTTVIPE; encoded by the coding sequence ATGAGAATTGTTATTACCATTGGAGGATCAATCCTGATAAGTGAATTCACACATGAAATGTTCAGGGCATATGCCGATATTCTGAATTCACTGAGGAATGAACATGAACTGTTTGTGGTTGTGGGTGGTGGCAGACCAGCCCGTGATTACATAGGGGTTGCAAGGAAGCTGGGGGCGGGGGAGGCCCAGTGCGATGATATAGGAATTGATGTCACCAGGTTAAATGCAAGGGTCCTGATAACAGCCCTGGGTGAAAGTGCGTACCCATCTGTACCTGAAAACTTCAGGGAAGCCGTCAGGTTTGCAGCTTCGGGCAGAATAGTGGTAATGGGTGGTACGGAGCCTGCCCACAGCACCGACGCAGTTGGGGCGATACTGGCTGAAACCGTTGGGGCCGACCTCATGATAAACCTCACATCGGTTGACGGTTTCTATGACAGGGACCCCCAGAAGTACCCGGATGCGAGGTTCTACCCTGAGATCAGCGCCAGTGAGATGCTGGAGCACCTCAGCGAATCTGATGTTAAGGCCGGCACCTACGAGTTCTTTGACCATACAGCCCTGAAGATGATAAAGAGGTCAGGGATAAAAACCATCATAGCCAATGGCAGTGACCCTGAGAACCTCCTGCGGGCAATCGATGGTGGGATAGGAACCACTGTTATCCCTGAATAA
- a CDS encoding DUF2116 family Zn-ribbon domain-containing protein, translated as MEVKRMVEPHKHCPVCSTPIPMDEVTCSERCQEILSKNQQRVRRTRTIFYLVFALFIVVWVVLSIKR; from the coding sequence ATGGAGGTAAAGAGAATGGTTGAACCGCACAAGCACTGTCCTGTATGCAGCACCCCCATACCCATGGATGAGGTGACCTGTTCAGAGAGGTGCCAGGAGATCCTATCAAAGAATCAGCAGAGGGTGAGGAGAACAAGGACAATCTTCTACCTTGTATTCGCGCTTTTCATTGTGGTGTGGGTTGTGCTCTCAATAAAAAGGTAG
- a CDS encoding DUF308 domain-containing protein, producing MLKKWMGLLSVILGIVFLVSPISGVTAISILTGLVLSGLGVWMLANAIMARRYMEVGVLWMIFAVITLAVGLMLVFRVFLINQLAGVWLYVTGILLLVAAILILAAGSQSYLKRNAGIISAILGVIYILMGALSFNPAFVGVAVGLILVVYGVAVLRSP from the coding sequence ATGCTGAAAAAATGGATGGGTCTCCTCTCGGTTATTCTCGGTATTGTATTTCTTGTATCTCCGATCTCAGGTGTAACAGCCATAAGCATACTCACGGGTCTTGTGCTCTCGGGCCTTGGCGTGTGGATGCTTGCAAATGCCATCATGGCCAGGAGGTACATGGAGGTGGGGGTACTCTGGATGATATTTGCAGTTATAACCCTCGCAGTTGGCCTTATGCTGGTATTCAGGGTCTTCCTCATAAATCAACTTGCCGGGGTCTGGCTTTACGTTACAGGCATCCTCCTGCTTGTTGCGGCGATACTGATACTTGCAGCGGGTTCCCAGAGTTACCTGAAAAGAAATGCCGGTATAATCAGCGCCATCCTGGGGGTCATATACATCCTTATGGGGGCGCTCTCATTCAACCCTGCCTTCGTGGGTGTCGCAGTTGGTCTTATACTTGTTGTTTATGGGGTGGCGGTGCTGAGGTCACCATGA
- a CDS encoding sulfite exporter TauE/SafE family protein — MDPVFYIAALLLTGIVAGLATGLLGVGGGFIIAPVLFFLMESSGTPEDIAIRTAFATSLAVILPAALTGAYSHYRRGCVDAGRAIPMGALGVCGSILGVLTATSSPAGVLRAIFGLLLILVSLQLLLSSRISPSHGKRNAAISLGFIAGFLSGLLGIGGGVVLVPLLVLVGGFDVLEAVGTSSVVIAMTAASGTVSYLLSGPGGQFSVGYVNLVQFMAIAFMSVPASRLGVMAAHRIDVRYIRYLFIALLLVTGFRMIL; from the coding sequence ATGGATCCGGTATTCTATATTGCGGCACTTCTTCTTACAGGCATAGTGGCTGGACTTGCAACGGGCCTCCTGGGTGTTGGTGGAGGCTTCATAATAGCGCCGGTGCTCTTCTTTTTAATGGAGTCCTCAGGCACACCAGAGGATATTGCAATAAGGACAGCCTTTGCAACCAGCCTTGCAGTTATTCTCCCAGCTGCCCTCACAGGGGCTTACTCACATTACAGGAGGGGCTGTGTTGATGCAGGCAGGGCCATACCCATGGGGGCTCTCGGTGTATGCGGAAGCATCCTGGGGGTTCTGACTGCCACATCATCACCTGCAGGGGTCCTAAGGGCGATATTCGGTTTGCTCCTGATCCTTGTTTCACTGCAGCTCCTCCTGTCGTCCCGGATTTCGCCCTCCCATGGGAAGAGGAATGCCGCCATTTCACTGGGCTTCATCGCAGGTTTCCTCTCAGGTCTCCTTGGCATAGGTGGTGGAGTGGTTCTCGTACCACTCCTCGTGCTGGTTGGAGGTTTTGATGTTCTTGAGGCTGTCGGGACATCCTCGGTTGTGATTGCGATGACCGCAGCATCAGGCACAGTCTCCTATCTCCTCAGCGGACCGGGGGGCCAGTTTTCTGTGGGATACGTTAACCTGGTCCAGTTCATGGCCATTGCATTCATGAGCGTCCCGGCCTCACGTCTTGGTGTTATGGCGGCCCACAGGATTGACGTGAGGTACATAAGGTACCTTTTCATAGCCCTGCTCCTTGTCACGGGCTTCAGGATGATCCTTTAG
- a CDS encoding MJ1255/VC2487 family glycosyltransferase — protein sequence MKLSIIIPTYNEEEYLPALLESIREQDFTDYEVIVADADSEDNTRKIAEEYGCRVVEGGMPAAGRNRGAEVARGELLLFLDADLVLTDGYLRDAVEEFESEDLGIAITQMIPLSTRRRDKILHEFANRFMILVESIKPHGAGCYGILTRKELHERVGGFDESLDFGEDTDYIERIGKIGRFRVLRKPRLLVSIRRLEKEGLRNLAFKYTKSTVYDFMGKKVSAGDLKYEFGYSKEKRRVLYSVCGEGMGHAIRSGVILDRLTEDHEVLIFASDRAYKYLSSKFDNVHEIYGFNTVYEDNSVNDIKTFVKAMKTFPRDLKENLKLLYRIAKDFRPDVVVSDFEFYASVISNMLRIPLISIDNMHVITQCRIEYPEKFRRDKIKAEAVVRSFIVRPRRYLITSYFFPEVKNPKKVSMYPPVLREEIMNLDPYYGDHVLVYQTSRSNRRLTDILKSLDREFIVYGFDRDEVDGNLTFRRFNEDQFFSDFESAAAVITNGGFTLISEALYLRKPVYSVPVKGQFEQILNAVYLEKLGYGEFHEETERETLERFLGRLDVYRRNLEEYDGGNNEIIDALKRAIDECSGGC from the coding sequence ATGAAACTCAGCATAATCATACCGACCTACAATGAGGAGGAATATCTACCGGCGCTGCTTGAGAGCATAAGGGAACAGGACTTTACAGACTACGAGGTTATAGTGGCAGATGCAGACTCTGAGGATAATACCAGAAAAATTGCAGAGGAGTACGGCTGCAGGGTGGTTGAGGGTGGCATGCCCGCAGCCGGTAGAAACCGGGGGGCCGAGGTCGCCAGGGGAGAACTCCTCCTCTTTCTGGACGCCGACCTTGTCCTCACCGACGGGTACCTCAGGGATGCCGTGGAGGAATTCGAATCAGAGGACCTGGGAATCGCCATAACCCAGATGATACCCCTCTCCACCAGAAGGCGTGACAAGATACTCCACGAATTTGCAAACAGATTCATGATACTCGTTGAATCCATTAAACCCCACGGGGCAGGCTGCTATGGAATACTCACCCGTAAGGAACTTCATGAAAGGGTTGGTGGTTTCGATGAATCCCTTGACTTCGGGGAGGATACCGACTACATTGAGCGCATAGGTAAGATAGGCAGGTTCCGGGTTCTGAGGAAACCCCGACTTCTGGTATCCATAAGGAGGCTTGAAAAGGAGGGCCTCAGGAACCTGGCATTCAAGTACACAAAGAGCACGGTATATGACTTCATGGGAAAGAAGGTGAGTGCAGGTGACCTCAAATATGAATTCGGATACAGCAAGGAAAAAAGAAGGGTGCTCTACTCTGTCTGTGGTGAGGGAATGGGACACGCCATAAGGAGTGGGGTGATCCTGGACAGGCTAACAGAGGACCATGAGGTCCTCATATTTGCAAGTGACCGCGCCTACAAGTACCTGAGCAGTAAATTCGATAATGTCCATGAGATATACGGCTTCAACACGGTCTATGAGGATAACAGCGTAAATGACATCAAAACATTCGTGAAGGCCATGAAAACATTCCCCAGGGACCTCAAGGAGAACCTCAAACTCCTCTACAGGATAGCAAAGGATTTCAGGCCGGATGTTGTGGTGTCTGACTTTGAGTTCTATGCCAGTGTCATAAGCAACATGCTCAGGATACCCCTAATAAGCATAGACAACATGCACGTCATAACCCAGTGCCGGATAGAGTACCCTGAGAAATTCAGGCGGGACAAGATCAAGGCTGAGGCCGTTGTGAGGTCATTCATTGTGAGGCCCAGGCGATATCTCATAACCAGTTACTTCTTCCCTGAGGTTAAAAACCCCAAAAAGGTATCCATGTATCCTCCTGTCCTGAGAGAAGAGATAATGAATCTCGATCCTTACTATGGGGACCATGTGCTGGTCTACCAGACCAGCAGGTCAAACAGGAGGCTCACTGATATCCTGAAGAGCCTGGACAGGGAATTCATCGTATACGGCTTCGACAGGGATGAAGTGGATGGGAACCTCACCTTCAGGAGATTCAATGAGGACCAGTTCTTCAGTGACTTTGAGTCTGCGGCTGCGGTTATAACAAACGGCGGCTTCACCCTGATAAGTGAGGCCCTCTACCTGCGAAAGCCAGTGTACAGTGTTCCTGTTAAGGGACAGTTCGAGCAGATACTCAATGCGGTGTACCTTGAGAAGCTGGGCTACGGTGAATTCCATGAGGAGACAGAAAGGGAGACCCTTGAGAGGTTCCTTGGGCGACTTGACGTCTACAGACGGAACCTTGAGGAATATGATGGGGGTAACAACGAGATAATAGATGCCCTTAAGAGGGCAATAGATGAATGTTCAGGGGGATGTTAA
- a CDS encoding transcription initiation factor IIB, producing the protein MRSDVSEIEKETKCPECGSEDLRGDYERAEIVCGKCGLVIDDNLVDMGPEWRAFDHEQRDKRTRVGAPITYTIHDKGLSTMIDWRNKDIYGRDIPARNRAQWYRLRKWQRKIRISGATERNLAFALSELDRDSSRLGLPRSVREAASMVYRRAVENKLIRGRSIEGVVAASLYAACRSCNVPRTLDEIAEVSRVSKKEVGRTYRFLTRELNIKLPPTSPVDYVPRFASELGLSGEVQSKAIEIIEMAMENGLTSGRGPTGVAAAALYIASVLLGECKTQRDVAEVAGVTEVTIRNRYKELTEQLDLGVTL; encoded by the coding sequence ATGAGGTCTGATGTTTCTGAAATAGAGAAGGAAACAAAATGCCCTGAGTGCGGCTCCGAGGATCTCAGGGGCGACTACGAAAGGGCTGAAATAGTATGTGGAAAGTGCGGTCTTGTCATAGACGATAACCTGGTTGACATGGGTCCAGAATGGAGGGCCTTTGACCATGAACAGCGTGACAAGAGGACAAGGGTGGGGGCACCCATAACCTACACCATACACGACAAGGGTCTATCAACCATGATAGACTGGAGAAACAAGGACATATATGGAAGGGACATCCCCGCAAGGAACAGGGCCCAGTGGTACCGCCTCAGGAAATGGCAGAGGAAGATAAGGATCTCAGGGGCCACAGAGAGGAACCTCGCATTTGCCCTGAGCGAACTCGACCGCGACTCCTCAAGACTTGGGTTACCGAGAAGCGTCAGGGAAGCCGCATCAATGGTCTACAGGAGAGCCGTTGAGAACAAACTCATCAGGGGAAGAAGCATTGAAGGGGTGGTTGCAGCGTCACTATACGCGGCATGCAGAAGCTGCAATGTCCCTAGAACACTTGATGAGATCGCAGAGGTTTCAAGGGTCAGCAAGAAGGAGGTTGGAAGAACCTACAGGTTCCTGACAAGGGAACTCAACATAAAGCTGCCGCCAACATCCCCTGTTGACTACGTGCCAAGGTTCGCAAGTGAACTTGGCCTCTCAGGGGAGGTCCAGTCCAAGGCCATTGAGATCATAGAGATGGCAATGGAGAACGGCCTCACATCAGGCAGGGGTCCCACCGGTGTTGCAGCAGCAGCCCTCTACATAGCCTCAGTCCTCCTAGGGGAGTGCAAGACCCAGAGGGACGTTGCAGAGGTTGCAGGTGTAACCGAGGTGACAATAAGGAACAGATACAAGGAGCTCACAGAGCAGCTTGATCTTGGTGTGACACTCTAG
- a CDS encoding Gar1/Naf1 family protein codes for MKNLGNISHVSSKGRIIVRSTRTPQLGAPVFTSEGRMIGKVHDIFGPTRNPYISVKPVRAIKPEKFENRAGETLYVGIKNVKKWGRRKRRRK; via the coding sequence ATGAAGAATTTAGGGAATATTTCACATGTCTCCAGCAAGGGAAGAATCATAGTACGTTCCACCAGAACACCGCAGCTTGGAGCACCTGTTTTTACTTCTGAAGGGAGAATGATAGGGAAAGTGCACGACATCTTCGGTCCAACACGAAATCCATACATATCAGTAAAACCAGTTCGTGCAATAAAACCTGAAAAGTTTGAGAACCGAGCTGGAGAGACTTTATACGTGGGTATAAAGAATGTGAAAAAATGGGGGCGAAGGAAACGAAGGAGAAAATGA
- a CDS encoding UPF0104 family protein, translating to MGERDVFAYIGENKRTIILSFIAVAVLIFIIGLFAGFGDILRALERTSPYFLALNFLLEALILVLWTVRWRLILNLVDDAPSFPRLMMLLFASIFGNNITPGAAGGEPLRAYLLREVEGTPFEIGFASSTADRVFEFIPFAVISILSAVLIMTWSISIWTRVIVSILIFFTIAFFSAAIYAGMNRDIAQRLALSVVRRAVEWVSRFRKGDISFSRIHERVIFYINRFSEGFSTAITDKRVFIAGFFVSLGMWALDVCRLYVCFLAVGVSPPAVPLIIIYTVGILISLLPLLPGSLGLREGILVGLFAVAGIGADYVMAASVVDRIASYFAPTIIGFLAALYYGRYIMAPGD from the coding sequence ATGGGAGAGAGGGACGTTTTTGCTTACATCGGGGAGAATAAGCGTACCATAATTCTCTCCTTCATTGCTGTTGCTGTTCTCATATTCATCATAGGATTATTTGCAGGCTTTGGGGATATTCTGAGGGCCCTTGAGAGGACCAGCCCCTATTTTCTTGCACTGAACTTTCTTCTGGAGGCACTTATACTTGTGCTGTGGACGGTGAGATGGCGGCTTATACTGAACCTGGTTGATGATGCTCCCTCGTTTCCCAGGCTCATGATGCTTCTTTTTGCAAGCATCTTCGGTAACAACATAACCCCGGGGGCCGCAGGTGGCGAGCCACTGAGGGCATACCTCCTGCGGGAGGTTGAGGGGACCCCATTTGAGATAGGCTTCGCGTCTTCAACGGCAGACAGGGTCTTTGAGTTCATACCCTTTGCGGTTATATCAATTCTCTCAGCGGTCCTCATCATGACCTGGAGCATATCCATCTGGACGAGGGTTATTGTGAGTATTCTCATCTTTTTCACAATCGCATTTTTCTCAGCTGCAATCTATGCAGGAATGAACCGTGATATTGCCCAGAGGCTTGCGCTTTCTGTTGTGAGAAGAGCTGTGGAGTGGGTTTCAAGGTTCAGGAAGGGTGATATCAGTTTCTCCAGAATACATGAGAGGGTCATATTCTATATAAACAGGTTCAGTGAGGGCTTTTCAACGGCGATAACTGATAAGAGGGTCTTTATAGCCGGTTTTTTTGTTTCGCTTGGAATGTGGGCCCTTGACGTTTGCCGACTCTATGTTTGCTTCCTGGCGGTTGGGGTTTCACCACCTGCAGTGCCCCTTATAATAATCTACACAGTGGGGATCCTGATATCACTTTTACCGCTTCTACCCGGATCCCTTGGACTAAGGGAGGGTATACTTGTGGGTCTATTTGCTGTTGCAGGGATAGGGGCTGATTATGTCATGGCTGCCAGTGTGGTTGATAGAATCGCAAGTTACTTTGCACCCACCATTATAGGTTTTCTCGCGGCGCTGTACTACGGGAGATACATAATGGCCCCTGGGGATTAA
- a CDS encoding RraA family protein yields the protein MAIKGIKPIERLRSFRSPGDPLRLLSDISAPQVSDALKAVAGINGVIPSIKPVNNLRLCGWAVTASTSSGDWGTSVMAIDAAGKGDVVFIGTDGDDMAVWGELTSKTAMAKGIAGAVVYGSCRDRDALLELDFPVFSRDYVPCAGEPLAEGGLNVTLECDGVRVESGDLIFGDESGVVVVPAEIVPEVVRAAMEIRKKESSIKEKLAEGFTLSEILGLK from the coding sequence ATGGCCATAAAGGGCATAAAACCCATTGAACGCCTGAGAAGTTTCCGCAGCCCAGGGGATCCCCTGAGGCTTCTTTCTGACATATCGGCCCCCCAGGTTTCAGATGCACTCAAGGCGGTGGCTGGTATAAATGGGGTTATACCCTCCATAAAGCCCGTTAACAACCTCCGGCTCTGCGGATGGGCTGTGACCGCAAGCACATCAAGCGGTGACTGGGGGACCTCGGTAATGGCCATAGACGCTGCAGGTAAAGGTGATGTTGTTTTCATAGGGACTGATGGCGATGATATGGCTGTCTGGGGGGAGCTCACATCAAAAACAGCCATGGCTAAGGGCATAGCAGGTGCTGTGGTCTATGGATCCTGCAGGGATAGGGATGCCCTCCTTGAACTTGACTTCCCGGTATTCTCCAGGGATTATGTCCCATGCGCCGGGGAACCCCTCGCAGAGGGGGGGCTAAACGTGACACTCGAGTGCGACGGTGTCAGAGTTGAGAGTGGAGACCTCATATTTGGAGATGAATCTGGAGTGGTCGTTGTTCCCGCTGAAATTGTACCTGAAGTTGTTCGTGCGGCAATGGAGATCCGAAAGAAGGAATCATCCATCAAGGAGAAACTTGCTGAGGGTTTCACCCTTTCTGAGATTCTTGGATTGAAGTAG
- a CDS encoding DUF211 domain-containing protein, with product MVAKGLIRIVLDILKPHEPIIPEYAKYLSELRGVEGVNITLMEIDKETENIKVTIQGNDLDFDEITRAIESYGGSIHSVDEVVAGKTMVEEVTTPQD from the coding sequence ATGGTGGCTAAGGGCCTTATAAGAATTGTTCTGGATATACTAAAACCACACGAACCCATAATACCTGAATATGCCAAGTACCTGAGTGAACTCAGGGGCGTTGAGGGTGTTAACATAACCCTCATGGAAATCGATAAGGAGACAGAGAACATCAAGGTCACGATTCAGGGAAACGACCTGGATTTTGATGAGATAACAAGGGCCATTGAGAGTTATGGGGGCTCCATTCACAGCGTTGACGAAGTTGTAGCTGGAAAAACCATGGTAGAAGAAGTTACAACTCCCCAGGATTGA
- a CDS encoding toprim domain-containing protein: MSLIKLQQITHEINELKYQGELGVPILIEGRKDEEALRELGVEGPFIKVSGSMMGLSEIALRAASASRVIILTDFDRKGSELAKRLYTDIQSLGANPDLRIRRRLMGMTRKYIKDIQSLPSYIERLKLEVCPYPLDNI, translated from the coding sequence ATGTCTCTTATAAAGCTTCAGCAAATAACCCATGAAATAAATGAACTTAAATATCAAGGAGAACTTGGAGTACCCATTCTCATCGAGGGCCGGAAGGACGAGGAGGCCCTGCGGGAACTGGGTGTCGAGGGACCCTTCATAAAGGTTTCAGGTTCCATGATGGGACTTTCTGAAATCGCCCTCCGGGCAGCAAGTGCCTCGAGGGTTATCATACTTACAGATTTTGACAGGAAGGGCAGTGAACTTGCAAAAAGATTGTACACTGATATACAGAGCCTTGGAGCGAATCCAGACCTCAGAATACGGCGAAGACTCATGGGAATGACCAGAAAATACATCAAGGACATACAGAGCCTTCCATCATACATAGAAAGGCTGAAGCTGGAGGTATGCCCGTACCCCCTTGATAATATCTGA